One Robbsia sp. KACC 23696 DNA segment encodes these proteins:
- a CDS encoding PLP-dependent aminotransferase family protein, with amino-acid sequence MAHGNRTGSAGIATNALPNSDAGRRGTPGGDGTTEAVDGIHGETEGPTLIDTVIAWVRSRVEARLLSRGERLPSLRQMAHMLKVSKATVVTAYDRMLAQDLIESRPGAGFYVLGPAPVRTLHTEAPDLAREVDPLWVTRQSLEAAESSLKPGCGWMPASWMPEEAIRRGLRALSRARTETLSEYGVPLGLAALRHQLSQRLAKNGVPAAPEQIILTDSGSHSLDLLCRYLIGPGDTVLVDDPCYFNFQALLRVHRVRVLGVPMTADGPDLEVFTRLVAQERPRLYLTNSAMHNPTGAILTPVRAHQVLNAAHAHGVTIVEDDIFGDLEHRAAPRYAAFDALQQVIVLGSFSKTLSSAARCGYIAIRADLVDALVDLKLATTFGNGGVSSALVAQLLQDGTYRRYLDSLRGRLADAMGETLRRLERAGLTPWLRPEAGMFVWARLPEGLDAAQVARRALDRDIVLAPGDVFSVGRRSPDYMRFNVSQSLHPAVYDGLRAAIDDVAARTAHSR; translated from the coding sequence ATGGCGCACGGGAATCGAACGGGGTCCGCCGGGATCGCGACAAACGCATTGCCGAATTCGGACGCGGGGAGACGGGGCACGCCGGGCGGGGACGGGACGACGGAAGCGGTCGATGGCATTCATGGCGAAACAGAGGGACCCACGCTGATCGATACGGTCATCGCGTGGGTCCGTTCGCGCGTGGAGGCGCGCTTGCTGTCGCGAGGAGAGCGTTTGCCGTCGCTACGGCAGATGGCCCACATGCTCAAGGTGTCGAAGGCGACGGTGGTCACCGCGTATGACCGGATGTTGGCGCAGGATCTGATCGAATCGCGCCCGGGTGCCGGCTTCTACGTGCTCGGCCCGGCGCCGGTTCGGACGCTGCACACCGAAGCGCCGGATCTGGCGCGCGAGGTCGACCCGCTCTGGGTGACGCGACAATCTCTGGAGGCGGCCGAAAGCTCGTTGAAGCCAGGCTGCGGATGGATGCCTGCGTCGTGGATGCCGGAGGAGGCGATTCGTCGTGGTCTACGCGCGTTGTCACGCGCGCGCACCGAAACATTGAGTGAATACGGCGTGCCGCTGGGTCTGGCGGCACTCCGCCATCAGTTGAGCCAGCGGCTTGCGAAAAACGGCGTGCCGGCCGCGCCGGAGCAGATCATTCTGACGGACTCCGGCTCGCACTCATTGGATCTTCTGTGTCGTTATCTCATTGGACCGGGCGACACCGTGCTCGTCGACGATCCATGCTACTTCAACTTCCAGGCGCTGCTGCGGGTACATCGCGTACGGGTGCTCGGCGTGCCGATGACGGCCGACGGTCCGGATCTGGAGGTGTTCACGCGTCTTGTCGCACAGGAGCGTCCGCGTCTGTACCTGACGAATTCGGCAATGCACAATCCCACCGGCGCGATCCTCACGCCGGTGCGTGCGCATCAGGTGCTGAACGCGGCCCATGCGCATGGCGTCACGATCGTCGAGGACGATATCTTCGGCGACTTGGAGCATCGCGCGGCGCCCCGATACGCGGCTTTCGATGCATTGCAGCAGGTGATCGTCCTGGGGAGTTTTTCGAAAACGCTGTCGAGCGCGGCACGCTGCGGCTATATCGCGATTCGGGCGGACCTAGTGGACGCCTTGGTCGATTTGAAACTGGCGACGACGTTCGGAAATGGCGGTGTGTCCTCTGCGCTGGTGGCGCAATTGCTGCAAGATGGCACCTACCGCCGCTACCTGGATAGCCTGCGTGGCAGACTGGCCGATGCGATGGGGGAGACGCTCCGCCGGCTCGAACGCGCCGGCCTGACGCCGTGGTTGCGGCCAGAGGCGGGGATGTTTGTCTGGGCACGCCTGCCGGAAGGTCTCGATGCCGCACAGGTGGCGCGGCGGGCCTTGGATCGCGACATCGTGCTGGCGCCGGGCGATGTCTTCAGCGTCGGCCGACGATCGCCGGACTATATGCGTTTCAATGTCTCGCAATCGTTACATCCGGCGGTGTACGACGGTCTGCGCGCCGCGATCGATGACGTCGCGGCCCGAACCGCACACAGTCGCTGA
- a CDS encoding flavin reductase family protein has translation MPHAANADDVHFYHPDEGHGLAHDPFKAIVAPRVIGWISTQDKAGNVNLAPYSFFGAFASFPHVIGFSSEGRKDSLRNIEETGEFVWSLTSAELAKQMNQSAAPVAHGVDEFDLAGLAKGSGRNVSVPHVADAPASLECKLLQIVRLKGLDGKDLDNWLVLGQVVGVHIRKTFLKDGLFDTVAANPVMRAGYRGDYLGIGELFEMIRPSA, from the coding sequence ATGCCGCACGCTGCAAACGCCGACGACGTCCATTTCTACCATCCCGACGAAGGCCATGGGTTGGCGCACGATCCCTTCAAGGCGATCGTGGCGCCGCGGGTGATCGGCTGGATCTCGACGCAAGACAAGGCCGGCAACGTCAACTTGGCGCCATATAGTTTCTTTGGCGCCTTCGCCAGTTTTCCGCATGTCATTGGGTTTTCCAGTGAGGGGCGCAAGGACAGCTTGCGCAATATCGAAGAGACCGGCGAGTTCGTCTGGAGCCTGACCAGCGCGGAACTGGCCAAGCAGATGAACCAGAGCGCAGCGCCGGTGGCGCATGGCGTCGACGAATTCGATCTGGCCGGACTGGCGAAGGGCAGCGGCCGCAACGTGTCGGTACCGCACGTCGCGGACGCGCCGGCGTCGCTCGAATGCAAGCTACTGCAGATCGTCCGACTCAAGGGCTTGGATGGCAAGGACTTGGATAACTGGTTGGTCCTGGGCCAGGTGGTCGGCGTGCATATCCGCAAGACCTTCCTGAAGGATGGCCTGTTCGATACCGTCGCCGCCAACCCGGTCATGCGGGCCGGTTATCGCGGCGACTATCTGGGCATCGGCGAGCTGTTCGAGATGATCCGTCCGTCGGCGTAA
- a CDS encoding RES family NAD+ phosphorylase, with product MNGPMPMLDAAFVVATQTVTRELLHRVYWAGQDPLKPSVEGNNRYDCPPGSAPFGVLYLGMDLPTCWMETVVRHNMIRAAGTAITIPLGKMQARWTCDIACRKPLHLAQFADEPLIDLGDSASNITDDSYFRTRTWAALLHMHANPTVDGLRYRSRFKSDQFCIALFDRAMQDKGLTVSNTRSIDPAQSFEAQAIMRRYNVVPI from the coding sequence ATGAATGGCCCGATGCCCATGCTCGACGCCGCGTTTGTCGTTGCAACGCAAACAGTCACGCGCGAACTGCTTCACCGCGTTTATTGGGCGGGGCAGGATCCGCTGAAACCCAGTGTCGAAGGCAACAACCGCTACGATTGCCCGCCCGGATCTGCGCCTTTCGGCGTGCTTTACCTTGGCATGGATCTGCCGACTTGCTGGATGGAAACGGTGGTTCGCCACAATATGATCCGCGCGGCAGGAACGGCCATTACGATTCCGCTGGGGAAAATGCAGGCGCGCTGGACCTGCGACATCGCTTGCCGGAAACCTTTGCATCTCGCGCAATTCGCGGACGAGCCATTGATCGATCTCGGCGACTCCGCCTCCAACATCACGGACGACAGTTATTTCCGTACCCGGACATGGGCGGCGCTGCTTCACATGCATGCGAATCCCACAGTCGACGGACTGCGGTATCGCTCGCGATTCAAGTCCGATCAGTTCTGCATCGCATTGTTCGACAGAGCGATGCAGGACAAAGGGCTGACGGTATCGAACACACGAAGCATCGACCCCGCGCAATCGTTCGAGGCCCAGGCGATCATGCGCCGATACAACGTCGTTCCGATCTGA